A region from the Arachis ipaensis cultivar K30076 chromosome B01, Araip1.1, whole genome shotgun sequence genome encodes:
- the LOC107641407 gene encoding AUGMIN subunit 8 codes for MDVHESDQALRKLRAVETRRQPLVLAEKFNGLATRLPATREVSSRYKSPSPASPTSTPRRCPSPTLSRTTPASPKSLPKRPLSAERKRPATPSSPRSPSTPVSDSSADVHLSSRQAAGSRFPETLWPSTMRSLSVSFQSDTISIPVSKKEKEKPVTSPSDRTLRPASNVAHKKAETPRKATPERIRSPLKGKNTTDQSENSKPVDGLHSRLIDQHRWPSRVGGKVLPSSLNRNIDHADTTIRKLSTPISETGVSSLRRLSLSSEVSASGTGMPSLRRLSLPGETSKPVQKGSNDAGRLSLLGESGRTGSQMKSTDDRLQLLRSLRPVSTTPSDKTGLSTAGVRSLSLSRPASPSKTSVISSPGSRGLSPSRSRPSTPVTPFSRGLSPSQIRPTSPTSPSDNSTSVMSFIADFKKGKKSAAFIEDAHQLRLMYNRYLQWRFVNARAEDALYIQNLTVERTLYDVWSTTLSMWESIIRKRINLQQLRLELKLNSILNDQMTYLDDWAAVENDHVDAVSGAIEDFEASTLRLPVTGGAKADIEHLKVAICSAVDVMQAMGSAICPSLSRVEAMNNLISEVAIVSAQEKALLDECEALLTFAAAMQVEENSLRTHLMQIKQVLEVNK; via the exons ATGGATGTACATGAATCAGATCAAGCATTACGGAAACTCCGAGCTGTGGAGACTCGAAGACAACCCTTGGTTCTAGCTGAAAAGTTCAATGGACTCGCTACCAGGCTTCCAGCAACAAGGGAAGTTAGTTCAAGGTATAAATCACCTTCTCCAGCATCCCCAACTTCTACTCCTCGGAGATGCCCATCTCCAACCCTCTCAAGAACTACTCCTGCATCACCCAAATCGTTACCAAAGAGGCCTCTCTCAGCAGAGAGGAAGAGGCCGGCTACTCCCTCTTCCCCACGCAGTCCTTCCACACCGGTCAGCGACTCATCTGCAGATGTGCATTTATCATCCAGACAGGCAGCTGGTAGCCGTTTTCCAGAGACCCTATGGCCTTCTACAATGCGAAGCTTGAGTGTTTCTTTCCAGTCCGATACCATTTCGATACCTGtcagcaagaaagaaaaagagaagccgGTTACTAGCCCTTCTGATCGTACATTGAGGCCTGCTTCCAATGTGGCTCACAAGAAGGCTGAAACTCCTCGAAAGGCTACTCCTGAGAGAATTAGGAGCCCTCTTAAAGGGAAGAATACCACTGATCAATCAGAGAATTCAAAACCAGTTGATGGTCTGCACTCTCGATTGATAGATCAGCATCGATGGCCAAGTAGAGTAGGTGGGAAGGTATTGCCTAGTTCATTGAACCGAAATATAGATCATGCTGATACCACGATAAGAAAGTTGAGCACTCCAATTTCAGAAACTGGTGTATCATCGCTGAGAAGATTGTCTTTATCGAGTGAAGTTTCGGCCTCGGGAACTGGCATGCCTTCACTGAGAAGATTGTCTCTACCAGGTGAAACAAGTAAGCCCGTGCAAAAAGGTTCTAATGATGCTGGAAGGCTGTCATTGCTTGGTGAAAGCGGAAGGACAGGAAGCCAGATGAAATCAACTGATGACCGCCTCCAGTTATTAAGATCACTTAGACCCGTTTCTACAACTCCATCAGATAAAACAGGATTGTCAACTGCTGGAGTCAGATCTCTGTCCTTGTCGCGTCCTGCCTCACCCAGTAAGACATCGGTGATATCCTCTCCTGGTTCAAGAGGTCTCAGTCCATCTCGGTCGAGGCCATCAACTCCTGTAACTCCTTTTTCTAGAGGGCTTAGTCCATCTCAAATTAGGCCAACCAGTCCTACCAGTCCATCTGACAATTCAACTTCAGTTATGAGCTTTATTGCTGATTttaaaaaagggaaaaagagtGCAGCCTTCATAGAAGATGCTCACCAGTTACGACTTATGTACAACAGATACCTGCAATGGAGATTTGTCAATGCAAGAGCAGAGGATGCACTTTACATCCAAAATTTAACTGTGGAG AGAACTTTGTATGATGTATGGAGCACTACTTTGTCTATGTGGGAATCAATTATTAGGAAGAGGATCAATCTCCAGCAGCTGCGGCTCGAGCTCAAGCtgaattctattttgaatgatcAA ATGACCTACCTTGATGATTGGGCTGCAGTTGAAAATGATCACGTTGATGCTGTATCTGGGGCTATAGAAGACTTCGAGGCAAGCACTCTTCGTCTTCCAGTGACTGGAGGAGCAAAG GCAGATATTGAGCATTTGAAAGTTGCTATCTGTTCAGCTGTTGATGTCATGCAAGCAATGGGATCTGCAATCTGCCCTTCGCTTTCACGG GTGGAGGCCATGAATAATTTAATTTCTGAAGTTGCTATCGTATCAGCACAGGAAAAGGCCTTGCTTGATGAATGCGAAGCGCTACTAACATTTGCAGCAGCTATGCAG GTTGAGGAAAATAGCCTTCGGACGCATCTCATGCAAATCAAGCAAGTTTTAGAGGTGAATAAGTAA